Proteins encoded by one window of Anoplopoma fimbria isolate UVic2021 breed Golden Eagle Sablefish chromosome 23, Afim_UVic_2022, whole genome shotgun sequence:
- the LOC129112422 gene encoding uncharacterized protein LOC129112422 — MQSTKETFDWNRPKKILKEYGPSEEKLQGEQLVGIKAGSEHELHKANRQMTPVDSLCGTAETNSQKNKLSSEVPTEEQRVMKEADSHSSSHPGISRLFVNPFGPKGRLKLLNEPRVHTRGKDGTRSPETSSKKTDSCEKNRAHLYKNKQRRFLLTPRPVNDNYQATKNKVQANVRKPAMVARQLSLPNQGLSPSEETASSSGLPSIPRQRSFPTKLQRSHSSSGPSTSTHTPTKGPASTMQSNVTGNTKEQVNSHRPIRRDRNNSLEMQDDFRRGPGHHHRASGDRAPRRRPNSHKPATTLMKRATNDAKELTRATNRFPPKKTRYSVGEGYKWSEPKPTKGSSREEKGRAPPRHYL; from the exons ATGCAGTCAACAAAAGAGACATTCGACTGGAACCGTCCCAAAAAGATTCTAAAGGAGTATGGACCCTCTGAAGAAAAGCTCCAAGGAGAACAGCTGGTTGGGATTAAAGCTGGCTCTGAGCATGAATTACACAAGGCCAACAGACAAATGACGCCTGTGGACAGCCTTTGTGGAACTGCTGAGACAAattctcaaaaaaacaaattgtcaTCTGAAGTCCCGACAGAGGAGCAGCGCGTGATGAAGGAGGCGGACTCCCATTCGAGTTCCCATCCTGGGATTTCTCGCTTATTTGTGAACCCTTTTGGACCCAAAGGACGCTTGAAACTTCTAAACGAACCTAGAGTCCACACGCGGGGGAAAGATGGAACTCGGTCCCCAGAGACCTCAAGCAAAAAGACAGATTCCTGTGAAAAGAATAGAGCAcatttgtacaaaaataaacaacgAAGATTCCTGCTCACACCTAGACCTGTAAATGATAATTACCAAGCGACAAAGAATAAAGTTCAGGCCAACGTACGAAAACCCGCGATGGTGGCAAGACAGCTTTCCTTACCTAATCAAGGTTTGTCTCCATCAGAAGAAACCGCTTCCTCCTCTGGTCTTCCATCTATTCCCAGACAACGTTCATTTCCGACCAAACTGCAGCGGTCTCACTCTTCCAGCGGCCCCTCAACATCAACGCACACTCCCACAAAAGGACCAGCATCAACCATGCAATCAAATGTAACTGGCAACACAAAGGAACAAGTGAATAGCCATCGCCCAATCAGGAGGGACAGAAACAACAGCCTGGAGATGCAGGACGACTTCAGACGAGGACCTGGTCACCACCACAGGGCCAGCGGGGACAGGGCACCCAGAAGGAGGCCCAACTCCCACAAGCCTGCAACAACCCTGATGAAGAGAGCCACTAATGATGCCAAAGAGTTGACAAGGGCCACTAACCggttcccccccaaaaaaacaa GATACTCTGTGGGTGAAGGTTACAAGTGGTCAGAGCCAAAGCCAACAAAAG GTTCCAGCCGGGAGGAGAAGGGTAGAGCCCCTCCAAGACATTATCTGTGA